A region of Myxococcus stipitatus DSM 14675 DNA encodes the following proteins:
- a CDS encoding Ig-like domain-containing protein yields the protein MRTLGWIRVLTCAVALGALPAFAEADVFGLGAGRDKTLEVQGNESRVINSYAAVIAPLNKGDREIRLDTLQGFDDGDLVMVLQMRYVGPVPASSFMAFTLPLFDESPVGKWEMARVERAFGRTLTLTRPLRHDFAAPYSQVIRVPEFKSVTVHPMGEIKARNWDGSTGGVVAFLVDGTLHNNGVITASGAGFQQGWAREPAESLTGCADFGGACEPVSQDVLLRRLPMGGGGAIFFRAHALTGAGRIEAKGLEGEGAPGGGSISARLVERAECEVMSVQGAPGGSPWLSGAQGVMGGGTILLQAGALAGCPVQSRDLLARAFGESSGDIGAHVLLDHALLIPVEPVVTAPKDGARIKGPKPRVAGRGDPGTTVILSLADAEKAALSEFELPATQVDKAGDFSFVLTTPLADGTYRITAQSEFEGLASGSSTPVYFTVDSLIPSEAPVIASPGENDHVKQSQPVISGTATDSVRVVVKLTDGGIVGEAEVVDGDWSLTPTAEFADGEVKVTATGLDETGAAGPVSASRRFTVDTESPPPPQMTAPSDGAFLRVAPVQILGMADGGTTLVRVSLNDVAMGEVAVLSNTWDAGVSGTVKEGKNTLEAVAIDFAGNESDASTQIFFLDTLPPGPPTIDTPDAGTEINTTTPLLAGTAEANHHVTLTFDGGIIGTATAGADERWELELPTPDFPGFPDGSIRVLATASDDAGNSSDASTHLFTVDITAPSAPVFLTPDEGSSIADSGPLFSGTAERNSTVRLRYIDGGVFGTAITDDAGSWSLPDRVSFSDGLIAVNAIATDRAGNTSGAGTRTFTIDTTPPTFLTFSKPDAGTHVSDETPTLSGTTPAGSWVHLSRKAEPTNIFLEKVRADSNDRWEYEVPLIQKFPQGPITIIATASDALGNTTPEVFHEFIVDTHAPARPVITAPSTAVVSSDKPIIQGTVDGGTTLWLVIDGARADFSDIDASTPVNSNGSWSYTLQAALPEDTYTLTAYATDLAANRGATTQQQTFEVDTSPPKAPTITEPTGGTWGPDGGVFKGSAEPGSVVNVFFNDNKVASATADSSGVWSVQKQSGLPHGNDFDMTASATDAFQREGPRSTPAIKISVDIEPPQVLRITIPQPNQPLNKTLPDISGESEPGALVTVSINGIAEPSVTTKPDGTWKASSSKTLQEGNPPIQHNVQVKAVDSLGNETPLQSAVPFTIDTKKPVTKIDYPAKPDTIFTNGNVLIGGTTEANSTVYVSLGTTTLPNIEVKGDGRWEYKPTSPLPDDKHTLNIHSVDRAGNIEDTFAYKFEVDSKRPNAPILLEPVENTRTNTNNPITFSGTFTPPCDLTVFIDKDSYSNNITVVNTQWTFNSPRDLAEGPHEIKATCTDKAGWVSEASNMHTLVVDRSSPGAPDFSSPASGASVGPNTPDFGIISGTTEGSATVTVLHNGNSTGKDLTADSAGVWSLKVALASQRDGLQTFEAKARDVAGNTGPLSLPHTFILDTKDPVTVVEGLPTGISTLSTVTFTMTTREEEHDVRFECTHNEGPPVECRSPYSLRALTEGPQSLTIKATDAAKNVEKAPQTYTWEFKRPKTVEGGGVGCSSTAGAIPSVLLWLAWAGWLRVRRRQS from the coding sequence ATGAGAACACTTGGATGGATAAGAGTCCTGACTTGCGCCGTGGCCCTTGGCGCGCTCCCTGCGTTCGCCGAGGCGGATGTCTTCGGGCTGGGCGCTGGGCGTGACAAGACGCTCGAGGTCCAGGGCAACGAAAGCCGGGTCATCAACAGCTATGCGGCTGTGATTGCGCCCTTGAACAAGGGGGACCGGGAGATTCGGCTCGACACGCTCCAGGGCTTCGACGACGGCGACCTGGTGATGGTGTTGCAGATGCGTTACGTGGGGCCGGTGCCCGCGTCGTCGTTCATGGCGTTCACCCTGCCCCTGTTCGACGAGAGCCCCGTCGGCAAGTGGGAGATGGCGCGCGTGGAGCGAGCGTTTGGCCGGACGCTGACGCTCACGAGGCCGCTGCGCCATGACTTCGCGGCCCCGTATTCCCAGGTCATCCGGGTCCCCGAGTTCAAGAGCGTCACGGTTCACCCGATGGGTGAAATCAAGGCGCGGAACTGGGATGGGTCCACGGGCGGCGTGGTGGCCTTCCTCGTTGACGGAACGCTGCACAACAACGGCGTCATCACCGCGAGCGGCGCGGGGTTCCAGCAGGGCTGGGCCCGTGAGCCGGCGGAGTCGCTCACGGGATGTGCGGACTTCGGCGGAGCGTGTGAGCCCGTCTCCCAGGACGTGTTGCTGCGCCGTCTGCCCATGGGCGGTGGCGGCGCCATCTTCTTCCGTGCGCATGCGCTCACGGGGGCGGGCCGGATCGAGGCCAAGGGGCTGGAAGGTGAAGGGGCGCCTGGCGGAGGCAGCATCTCCGCGCGACTGGTCGAGCGAGCCGAGTGCGAGGTGATGAGTGTACAGGGAGCCCCGGGCGGGTCTCCGTGGTTGTCCGGTGCACAGGGGGTCATGGGAGGAGGCACCATCCTGCTCCAAGCGGGCGCGCTGGCGGGCTGCCCCGTACAGTCACGGGATCTCCTTGCCCGAGCCTTTGGTGAATCAAGTGGCGACATTGGCGCCCACGTCTTGCTGGACCACGCCCTGCTCATTCCAGTGGAGCCTGTTGTCACCGCACCGAAGGATGGAGCGCGAATCAAGGGACCGAAGCCTCGCGTCGCTGGCCGTGGAGACCCGGGCACGACCGTCATCCTGAGCCTGGCGGATGCAGAGAAAGCCGCATTGAGTGAGTTCGAACTTCCCGCCACACAGGTGGACAAGGCTGGTGACTTCTCATTCGTGCTCACCACACCGCTCGCGGATGGCACGTATCGAATCACTGCTCAAAGTGAGTTCGAGGGACTCGCCAGCGGGTCGAGTACTCCCGTCTACTTCACGGTGGATTCCCTGATTCCTTCCGAAGCACCGGTCATCGCAAGTCCTGGAGAGAATGACCATGTCAAACAGTCCCAGCCGGTCATCTCAGGCACCGCCACCGACTCAGTCAGAGTCGTTGTCAAGCTCACCGATGGAGGAATCGTGGGCGAGGCGGAGGTGGTTGATGGCGACTGGTCGCTGACACCCACCGCCGAATTCGCCGACGGCGAGGTCAAGGTGACCGCCACCGGCCTCGACGAGACAGGGGCTGCCGGCCCTGTGTCAGCCTCCCGGAGATTCACTGTCGACACAGAGAGTCCTCCGCCCCCACAGATGACAGCCCCTTCCGATGGAGCCTTCCTCAGGGTCGCTCCTGTACAGATCTTGGGAATGGCCGATGGGGGCACGACCCTCGTGCGGGTCTCATTGAATGACGTTGCCATGGGCGAGGTCGCGGTCCTGAGCAATACGTGGGATGCAGGGGTGAGTGGCACGGTGAAAGAGGGAAAGAACACCCTGGAGGCCGTCGCCATTGACTTCGCTGGAAACGAGAGCGACGCATCCACGCAGATCTTCTTTTTGGATACTCTGCCTCCCGGTCCTCCAACCATCGACACACCTGATGCAGGCACCGAGATCAACACGACCACGCCGCTCCTCGCGGGCACCGCGGAAGCGAATCATCACGTCACTCTCACCTTCGATGGCGGCATCATTGGTACCGCCACGGCGGGAGCTGATGAGCGATGGGAGTTGGAACTTCCCACGCCCGACTTTCCGGGCTTCCCTGATGGCTCCATCAGGGTGCTGGCCACCGCATCCGACGACGCGGGCAACTCGAGCGACGCAAGCACGCATCTCTTCACGGTAGACATCACCGCCCCCTCCGCTCCCGTATTCCTGACCCCTGATGAGGGCTCATCCATCGCGGACTCCGGGCCATTGTTCTCCGGTACCGCCGAACGCAACAGCACGGTGAGACTCCGATACATCGATGGCGGTGTCTTTGGCACCGCAATCACAGACGACGCTGGCTCATGGTCACTGCCGGATCGCGTGTCCTTCTCGGATGGGCTCATCGCCGTCAACGCAATCGCCACCGACCGAGCAGGCAATACCAGTGGCGCGGGGACGCGCACCTTCACGATTGACACGACGCCGCCCACATTCCTCACGTTCAGCAAGCCCGACGCGGGGACCCACGTGAGTGACGAAACACCGACTCTTTCGGGCACCACGCCAGCCGGCAGTTGGGTGCACCTTTCTCGCAAGGCAGAGCCCACCAACATCTTCCTCGAAAAAGTCAGGGCAGACAGCAACGACCGATGGGAATACGAGGTCCCCTTGATCCAGAAGTTCCCGCAGGGGCCTATCACCATCATAGCCACTGCCTCCGATGCGTTGGGCAACACCACTCCCGAAGTCTTTCATGAATTCATAGTGGACACCCATGCCCCGGCGCGCCCAGTCATCACCGCCCCCAGCACCGCAGTGGTCAGCAGTGACAAGCCAATCATCCAAGGAACTGTCGATGGTGGAACGACGTTATGGCTCGTCATCGACGGGGCGCGTGCTGACTTCAGCGACATCGACGCCTCCACCCCCGTAAACAGCAACGGGAGCTGGTCCTACACCCTTCAGGCAGCCCTTCCTGAAGACACCTATACACTCACGGCCTACGCGACCGACCTCGCGGCCAATCGCGGGGCAACCACACAGCAGCAAACCTTCGAGGTCGACACCTCGCCTCCGAAGGCCCCCACCATCACCGAGCCCACGGGAGGCACATGGGGCCCCGATGGAGGAGTATTCAAGGGGAGCGCCGAGCCAGGAAGCGTGGTCAATGTCTTCTTCAACGACAACAAGGTGGCCAGCGCGACCGCGGATTCTTCCGGAGTCTGGTCCGTGCAGAAGCAATCGGGTCTGCCTCATGGGAACGACTTCGACATGACGGCCAGCGCCACGGATGCCTTCCAGCGAGAGGGCCCGCGAAGCACTCCCGCCATCAAGATCTCCGTGGACATCGAGCCCCCCCAGGTTCTCAGGATCACCATCCCCCAGCCCAATCAACCCCTGAACAAGACGCTTCCGGATATCAGTGGCGAATCCGAACCTGGAGCGCTGGTGACGGTCTCCATCAATGGAATCGCTGAGCCCTCCGTGACAACGAAGCCCGATGGGACATGGAAGGCGTCATCGTCCAAGACGCTCCAGGAGGGCAACCCACCGATCCAGCACAACGTGCAGGTCAAAGCAGTCGACAGTCTGGGGAATGAGACACCCTTGCAGTCCGCTGTCCCCTTCACCATCGACACCAAGAAACCCGTCACGAAGATCGACTACCCAGCAAAGCCAGACACAATCTTCACCAACGGGAATGTCCTCATTGGCGGAACCACGGAAGCCAACAGCACCGTCTACGTCAGCTTGGGCACGACGACGCTTCCGAACATTGAGGTCAAGGGCGATGGGCGGTGGGAATACAAACCCACATCTCCACTCCCTGATGACAAGCACACCCTGAATATCCATTCCGTAGACAGGGCGGGAAACATCGAGGACACCTTCGCATACAAGTTCGAGGTTGACTCGAAGAGGCCCAACGCCCCTATTCTGCTAGAGCCAGTGGAAAACACTCGCACGAACACGAATAACCCCATCACCTTCTCCGGAACCTTCACGCCCCCGTGCGACCTCACGGTGTTCATCGACAAAGACTCGTACAGCAACAACATCACAGTCGTGAACACCCAATGGACGTTCAACTCCCCTCGAGATCTGGCGGAAGGCCCCCACGAAATCAAGGCAACATGCACGGACAAAGCGGGCTGGGTGAGCGAGGCGTCCAACATGCACACCCTCGTCGTGGACAGGAGTTCTCCCGGAGCCCCGGATTTCTCGAGTCCGGCGTCGGGCGCCAGCGTGGGTCCCAACACCCCTGACTTCGGCATCATCAGCGGGACGACAGAGGGTTCCGCGACCGTCACCGTGCTCCACAACGGAAACTCGACGGGAAAAGACCTCACGGCCGATAGCGCTGGCGTCTGGTCCCTCAAGGTGGCGTTGGCATCACAGAGGGATGGTCTTCAGACGTTCGAAGCCAAGGCGCGAGACGTCGCGGGCAACACGGGCCCCTTGTCCCTTCCCCATACGTTCATCCTGGATACCAAGGACCCCGTGACAGTGGTGGAGGGATTGCCGACAGGCATCAGCACGCTCTCCACGGTCACCTTCACGATGACCACGAGGGAGGAGGAGCACGACGTCAGGTTCGAGTGCACCCACAACGAGGGCCCCCCTGTCGAATGCCGCAGCCCCTATTCACTCCGTGCGCTCACGGAAGGACCCCAAAGCCTGACGATCAAAGCGACGGATGCCGCGAAGAACGTCGAGAAGG
- a CDS encoding OmpA family protein: protein MGTVAALLLAQGALAQESVPLPDFVLERLEVNPGPGPLATGGGTLLRDGELRVTLLGHYQHEPLTINDGGETIPLLRSRSTGVLAVGLGLSSRLQLDVRVPVMTQREGESLDAQGLSAPTRTGLGSPRVGARVAILRTEGDDSVDLAAEVGVGLPFGTDGALARSSDTSILARVMVGGSLGSILAPSFEIGTLLRSTATITAENLEAREIGSELRLGAGLMTTEGPLRGEVSLNAGLSFKQAQGAVELLGGARYTPREGVELFALGGLGLGSEPGIPLFRLVAGVSFSYLLGEDTRPDSDSSIVHESVPLPLPGSGRRPGEARGSQASLIPGPGETSPIANVARDRFVLEGKVYFRTASAELPAELADLDRAVEMMLTNPSVALMTVDGHTDDSRAETLNPRLGRDRAEAVWRYLVEHGVPPNKLRLRSFGPQHPAQTNSTPEGRERNRRVELLLMLPTTQEPTP from the coding sequence ATGGGAACGGTGGCGGCCTTGCTGCTGGCTCAGGGGGCCTTGGCCCAGGAGTCGGTGCCTTTGCCGGACTTCGTCCTGGAGCGCCTGGAGGTGAACCCGGGCCCGGGGCCTCTCGCGACGGGAGGTGGCACCCTCCTGCGCGACGGTGAGCTCCGGGTGACGTTGCTCGGCCACTATCAACACGAGCCGCTGACCATCAACGACGGTGGGGAGACGATTCCCCTGTTGCGCAGCCGCTCCACGGGCGTGCTCGCGGTGGGCCTGGGCTTGAGCTCCCGGCTACAGCTCGATGTGCGTGTGCCCGTGATGACGCAGCGCGAAGGCGAAAGCCTGGACGCGCAGGGACTTTCGGCGCCGACACGGACCGGCCTGGGCTCGCCCCGCGTGGGGGCGCGGGTCGCCATCTTGAGGACGGAGGGAGATGACTCGGTGGATCTCGCCGCGGAGGTCGGCGTGGGACTCCCCTTCGGGACGGACGGGGCGCTGGCCCGCTCATCGGATACGAGCATCCTCGCCCGGGTGATGGTGGGTGGCAGCCTGGGCTCCATCCTGGCCCCGTCGTTCGAGATCGGCACCCTGCTGAGGTCCACGGCGACCATCACCGCCGAGAACCTGGAGGCGCGGGAGATCGGCTCGGAGCTCCGACTGGGCGCGGGCTTGATGACCACGGAGGGCCCGCTCAGGGGAGAGGTCTCGCTGAACGCGGGGCTCTCCTTCAAGCAGGCGCAGGGCGCGGTGGAGCTGCTCGGAGGCGCTCGCTATACGCCGAGGGAGGGCGTGGAGCTGTTCGCGCTGGGAGGCTTGGGGCTGGGCTCGGAGCCCGGCATTCCCCTCTTCCGGTTGGTCGCCGGCGTGTCGTTCTCCTACCTGCTGGGCGAGGACACGCGGCCCGACTCGGATTCGAGCATCGTGCATGAGTCCGTGCCCCTTCCCCTGCCCGGCTCGGGACGGCGGCCGGGTGAGGCGCGAGGGAGTCAGGCGTCGCTGATTCCGGGCCCGGGTGAGACCTCGCCCATCGCCAACGTGGCCAGGGACCGCTTCGTGCTCGAGGGGAAGGTGTACTTCCGCACCGCCAGCGCGGAGCTGCCCGCGGAGCTCGCGGACCTGGATCGCGCCGTGGAGATGATGCTGACGAATCCCTCGGTCGCGCTGATGACCGTGGATGGACACACGGATGATTCGCGAGCGGAGACGCTCAACCCACGCCTGGGGCGGGACCGGGCGGAGGCGGTATGGCGATACCTCGTGGAGCACGGGGTGCCGCCCAACAAGCTGCGGCTGCGGAGCTTCGGCCCCCAGCACCCCGCCCAGACCAACAGCACGCCCGAGGGCCGTGAGCGAAACCGCAGGGTCGAGCTCCTCCTCATGCTGCCTACGACCCAGGAACCGACACCATGA